One Helianthus annuus cultivar XRQ/B chromosome 12, HanXRQr2.0-SUNRISE, whole genome shotgun sequence genomic region harbors:
- the LOC110919049 gene encoding uncharacterized protein LOC110919049 — MPPRRNVNSNDVPIETLIANAINTAIAGLVPNLLQQLQQNNNNVQPPGENNNGNNNAPLTILDWLERFRKEKPKSFSTAATPVEAENWIAHIEKLFEVMGVGDVFKVRLASYKLEDDAHRWWKTLKEARGGDQYAATLPWAEFRTLFYQQYFTDADRSEYLREYASIRQGDDEHIMEFKARFSRLVNFLGPAAGTPQQQTENFKWAVCDRDRKFILNLRFTDITEVVDAVKNLNNEKKQREKDRKRSRENDQDNSDNQGGNEQSQDREDRSDRYYNNKLRSGRNRYQNRRPAQNQMQQSDAPGAQPHNQQNLNQNRADIPPCTHCGKRHGGACRLAEGRCFRCGDSDHLIKDCPRPEQRANTGGNTKTTRGG; from the coding sequence ATGCCTCCTCGAAGAAACGTGAACAGCAACGACGTCCCTATTGAAACTCTCATTGCTAATGCTATCAATACAGCTATTGCGGGTTTAGTTCCCAACCTTCTCCAACAGTTGCAGCAGAACAACAATAATGTACAACCACCCGGGGAAAACAACAACGGTAACAATAACGCTCCTCTTACTATCCTTGATTGGCTTGAGCGCTTCAGAAAGGAAAAACCAAAATCGTTTAGTACCGCTGCTACACCCGTTGAGGCGGAAAACTGGATTGCTCATATTGAGAAGTTGTTCGAAGTAATGGGTGTGGGTGATGTGTTCAAGGTTAGGCTTGCTAGTTATAAGCTGGAGGACGATGCTCATAGGTGGTGGAAGACTTTGAAAGAAGCTCGTGGAGGAGATCAGTATGCAGCAACACTTCCTTGGGCTGAATTTCGCACTTTGTTTTATCAGCAGTACTTCACTGACGCTGATAGGAGTGAGTATCTGAGAGAGTATGCTTCTATCAGGCAGGGGGATGACGAGCATATTATGGAGTTCAAAGCTCGTTTTAGTCGTTTGGTTAATTTTCTGGGCCCGGCAGCAGGTACACCACAGCAGCAGACTGAGAATTTCAAATGGGCTGTATGTGATCGAGATAGGAAGTTCATCCTGAATCTTCGTTTCACTGACATTACTGAGGTAGTCGATGCGGTCAAGAATTTGAATAATGAGAAGAAGCAACGTGAGAAGGATCGCAAACGCTCTAGGGAGAACGACCAGGATAATTCCGATAATCAGGGTGGCAATGAGCAATCCCAAGACCGTGAGGACCGTTCTGATAGGTATTACAACAATAAGTTGCGAAGTGGAAGAAACCGTTATCAGAATCGTAGGCCTGCACAGAATCAGATGCAACAGAGCGATGCCCCTGGAGCACAGCCACATAATCAGCAAAACCTGAATCAGAATCGTGCTGATATCCCTCCTTGTACTCATTGTGGGAAACGCCATGGTGGAGCATGTCGCCTTGCTGAAGGTCGTTGTTTCAGATGTGGAGATTCAGACCACTTGATTAAGGATTGCCCCCGGCCTGAGCAGCGAGCTAATACTGGTGGGAACACCAAAACTACCAGGGGAGGTTGA